From the Elusimicrobiota bacterium genome, one window contains:
- a CDS encoding class II glutamine amidotransferase yields MAAVITENPTGRADILCDSEKALFKQAGAVKGRFQDDGWGMAYFSSGSNPLTFKSAGPARVEKAAFRRAALAASGADIVLAHLRDASNPKGLARSKLLGLKNSQPFCGNGFTFAHNGTLYIPDEIKSALGKYAGFVKGNNDSEVLFWQIMKMLDAYGTAELALEMALDEITTVWLSCKKRYPQRNAPYRGMNIMLADSKNLWVLCHCPKSWDRGALLTPGWEFGRLAWRREKDAFVFSSEPLDGGSWNKLADLDLAEVSLIRGKLELKIKKLYCKVIL; encoded by the coding sequence ATGGCCGCCGTTATAACTGAAAATCCGACCGGGCGCGCGGATATTTTATGCGATTCGGAAAAAGCTCTGTTCAAACAGGCCGGCGCAGTAAAGGGCAGATTCCAGGACGACGGCTGGGGCATGGCTTATTTTAGCTCCGGCTCAAACCCGCTGACGTTTAAAAGCGCGGGGCCTGCCCGCGTTGAAAAAGCCGCTTTCAGACGCGCGGCGCTTGCGGCCTCCGGAGCCGATATCGTTCTCGCGCACCTGCGGGACGCCTCAAACCCTAAAGGGCTCGCGCGCTCCAAACTTCTCGGCCTCAAAAACTCCCAGCCTTTTTGCGGGAATGGTTTCACATTCGCGCACAACGGCACGCTTTACATTCCCGATGAGATAAAAAGCGCGCTGGGCAAATACGCCGGATTTGTAAAAGGGAACAACGACAGCGAGGTTCTTTTCTGGCAGATAATGAAAATGCTGGACGCCTACGGCACGGCGGAATTAGCCCTTGAAATGGCGCTGGACGAAATAACAACCGTCTGGCTCTCCTGCAAAAAACGCTATCCGCAGAGGAACGCGCCCTACAGGGGCATGAACATAATGCTTGCTGACTCAAAAAACCTGTGGGTACTGTGTCACTGCCCAAAAAGCTGGGATCGCGGCGCGCTGCTCACTCCCGGCTGGGAATTCGGCCGTCTGGCCTGGCGTAGGGAAAAAGACGCCTTCGTTTTTTCAAGCGAACCGCTTGACGGAGGAAGCTGGAACAAGCTTGCCGACCTGGACCTGGCTGAAGTTTCCCTTATTAGAGGAAAGCTTGAACTGAAAATAAAAAAATTGTATTGTAAGGTAATATTATGA
- a CDS encoding HEAT repeat domain-containing protein, with product MKWIVMLLVFVGGIYYLVNRHKTELHQQEVIEQTKKERAQAIEEQTLPPAPETTYTMKFSLNTLKTLRNLTQDPNEKVRFAAVELLWQLQDEQIPGVIKWMFANETEASVKKSIIDMLSKDKSRLSLALITGAMSDYDKETRLKAVEAIGTFSNKEAITALNPAMEDYDEEIRLKAIEAVNHIRQDIQTNKEQKMRELEMKPIFKIE from the coding sequence ATGAAATGGATCGTCATGCTTCTCGTCTTCGTCGGCGGCATCTACTACCTGGTCAACAGGCATAAAACCGAACTGCATCAGCAGGAAGTGATCGAACAGACAAAAAAAGAGCGGGCGCAGGCCATTGAGGAACAGACCCTGCCGCCGGCGCCCGAAACGACCTACACCATGAAATTTTCCCTTAACACCTTAAAAACCCTGCGCAATCTTACGCAGGATCCGAATGAAAAAGTGCGTTTCGCCGCCGTGGAACTGCTTTGGCAGCTGCAGGACGAACAGATTCCCGGCGTAATTAAATGGATGTTCGCGAACGAAACCGAGGCCTCCGTTAAAAAAAGCATTATTGATATGCTCTCCAAAGACAAGAGCAGACTGAGTCTGGCCCTCATTACCGGCGCCATGAGCGACTATGACAAAGAAACACGCCTTAAGGCTGTTGAGGCCATAGGCACTTTTTCCAACAAAGAAGCCATTACGGCCCTTAACCCCGCCATGGAAGATTACGACGAAGAAATACGTCTTAAGGCCATTGAAGCCGTTAACCATATCCGCCAGGATATACAAACCAACAAAGAGCAGAAGATGCGCGAGTTGGAAATGAAACCCATCTTCAAAATAGAATAA
- a CDS encoding MoxR family ATPase: protein MDSEISQLSKKIQADSIFIQDLKKEIAKVLVGQDDLVNGLLVGLIANGHVLLEGVPGLAKTLAVKTLAQAVSAAFQRIQFTPDLLPADIVGTLVFNPKESSFFVRKGPIFSNIILADEINRAPAKVQSALLEAMQERQVTISDTTYKLPELFMVMATQNPIEQEGTYPLPEAQIDRFMLKLNINYPSKAEEAKVLDLMARQSVPSAGKVVSAEQILKARQTADQVYVDEKIKNYVLDLVIATRTPEKYGLEKIKPWILYGASPRATIYMIQAAKAYAFIGGRGYVTPEDIKAVGFDVMRHRVLLTYEAEAENINSETVLKTVFEAIEVP from the coding sequence ATGGACTCGGAAATATCCCAATTGAGCAAAAAAATACAAGCGGATTCTATTTTCATCCAGGACCTGAAAAAGGAAATAGCCAAAGTGCTTGTGGGCCAGGATGACCTGGTGAACGGCCTGCTGGTGGGACTTATCGCCAACGGGCATGTGCTGCTGGAAGGTGTGCCGGGGCTTGCTAAAACGCTGGCGGTAAAAACGCTCGCGCAGGCCGTATCGGCCGCTTTTCAGCGCATACAGTTCACCCCCGACCTGCTGCCCGCCGATATCGTGGGCACGCTGGTTTTCAATCCCAAGGAAAGCTCTTTCTTTGTGAGAAAAGGCCCGATATTTTCAAATATCATACTGGCCGACGAAATAAACCGCGCGCCGGCAAAGGTCCAGAGCGCTCTTCTTGAGGCCATGCAGGAACGCCAGGTAACTATTTCGGACACCACCTATAAACTGCCGGAACTGTTCATGGTAATGGCTACGCAGAACCCCATAGAGCAGGAAGGCACCTACCCGCTGCCCGAAGCGCAAATTGACCGTTTCATGCTGAAACTAAACATAAATTACCCTTCAAAAGCCGAGGAAGCCAAAGTGCTGGACCTTATGGCCAGACAAAGCGTGCCCTCGGCGGGCAAGGTGGTTTCCGCCGAACAGATTTTAAAAGCCAGACAGACCGCCGACCAGGTGTATGTGGATGAAAAAATAAAAAACTATGTGCTGGACCTCGTAATCGCCACCAGGACGCCTGAAAAATACGGACTTGAAAAAATAAAACCCTGGATACTCTACGGCGCGAGCCCGCGCGCCACCATTTACATGATCCAGGCGGCCAAGGCCTACGCGTTCATCGGAGGGCGCGGCTACGTAACCCCGGAAGATATAAAAGCCGTGGGCTTTGACGTCATGCGCCACCGCGTGCTGCTCACCTACGAGGCGGAAGCCGAAAATATCAATTCCGAAACCGTGCTGAAAACTGTTTTTGAGGCGATAGAAGTGCCGTAA
- a CDS encoding DUF58 domain-containing protein: protein MNTAEILKKVRQIEIKTGRLVSETFAGEYQSVFKGRGMEFAEVREYVPGDDVRSIDWNVTARSSKPFVKRYVEERELTLLIVCDISASQAFGSSDRAKNEAAAELAAMFAFSALKNNDKTGLLLFTDRAELYIPPRKGKNHSLRIIRELLAYQPSNKGTDIAKALSMVNKIMKRKGIVFLLSDFHAPDFSRELRLTAQRHDLIPVAISDPFERRLPRLNAMLASSWLEGGPAAGVSAADLSSPAFLNAHRTQAELESKTLEKIMLSAGVQWIDVHAECDIYDPVVKFFRQRQKKIRL, encoded by the coding sequence ATGAACACCGCTGAAATTCTTAAAAAGGTCCGCCAGATAGAAATAAAAACCGGCCGTCTGGTAAGTGAAACCTTCGCGGGCGAATATCAGAGCGTTTTTAAGGGCAGGGGCATGGAATTCGCCGAGGTGCGCGAATATGTGCCGGGCGACGACGTCCGCTCCATAGACTGGAATGTCACCGCCCGCTCCTCCAAACCCTTCGTCAAGCGCTATGTTGAGGAACGCGAACTTACCCTGCTTATAGTCTGCGATATCTCGGCCTCGCAGGCATTCGGCTCCTCGGACCGGGCTAAAAACGAGGCGGCGGCGGAACTGGCGGCTATGTTCGCCTTCTCCGCCCTGAAAAACAATGACAAGACCGGCCTGCTTTTATTCACCGACCGCGCGGAATTGTACATCCCGCCCAGGAAAGGCAAAAACCATAGTTTGCGCATTATCCGCGAACTGCTGGCTTATCAACCGTCGAATAAAGGCACCGACATCGCCAAAGCCCTCTCAATGGTCAACAAGATAATGAAGCGAAAGGGCATAGTTTTCCTGCTTTCGGATTTTCACGCCCCCGACTTCAGCCGCGAACTGCGCCTGACGGCCCAGCGCCACGATCTTATACCCGTGGCCATAAGCGACCCTTTTGAAAGGCGTTTGCCGCGCCTGAACGCAATGCTTGCTTCAAGCTGGCTTGAAGGCGGTCCCGCCGCCGGAGTCAGCGCCGCGGATCTTTCAAGCCCCGCTTTTCTCAATGCTCACAGGACGCAGGCCGAACTGGAAAGTAAAACCCTGGAGAAAATAATGCTTTCGGCCGGAGTGCAATGGATCGACGTACACGCGGAATGCGATATTTACGACCCGGTGGTTAAATTTTTCCGCCAGCGCCAGAAAAAAATAAGGCTGTAA
- a CDS encoding VWA domain-containing protein, which yields MNFANPWALLLLPLILAAVAFAGTRWGGKFIPAGSPTPLPFIPTFKTRLFSFLPFNCRAAALILLVLALARPQKTERGQIPPAEGVDIMLALDTSYSMAAIDLKPSRLDAAKSAAADFVKRRAHDRLGIVVFGGTPILTCPLTLDYSSVLETLDAAYLNMTKADGTAIGDAIATAVNHLKNSKAKSKIIILLTDGRSNTGLISDPMTAAKTAAAYDIKIYTIGTAAKGKAQVPTGNPFQPYITIEEDLDEAPLMEIANTTGGEFYRATNYLELQKIYEKIDSLEKTKFEIKAYANYSDRYEPLLAAALTLLVLTFVLEKTYLRTIP from the coding sequence ATGAACTTCGCCAACCCCTGGGCGCTGCTTCTGCTCCCGCTCATACTTGCGGCCGTGGCTTTTGCGGGGACCCGCTGGGGAGGCAAATTTATTCCGGCCGGCTCTCCGACGCCGCTGCCGTTCATTCCGACCTTTAAAACGCGCCTGTTTTCTTTTCTTCCGTTCAACTGCCGAGCGGCGGCTCTTATCCTGCTGGTGCTCGCGCTCGCGAGGCCGCAAAAAACCGAGCGGGGGCAGATTCCGCCGGCTGAAGGCGTGGATATAATGCTGGCCCTTGATACTTCCTACAGCATGGCGGCCATTGATCTGAAACCCAGCCGCCTTGACGCGGCAAAGTCCGCCGCCGCCGACTTTGTAAAGCGGCGTGCCCACGACCGGCTGGGCATTGTGGTTTTCGGCGGAACGCCCATACTTACCTGTCCTCTTACTCTTGATTACTCCTCCGTGCTTGAAACGCTTGACGCGGCTTACCTTAACATGACCAAGGCCGACGGCACAGCCATAGGCGACGCAATAGCTACCGCCGTCAATCATCTTAAAAACAGCAAAGCAAAAAGCAAGATAATTATTCTGCTTACCGACGGCCGTTCAAACACCGGCCTGATAAGCGACCCCATGACCGCCGCCAAAACAGCGGCCGCCTACGATATAAAGATTTACACCATAGGAACAGCCGCAAAGGGCAAAGCTCAGGTGCCCACAGGCAATCCCTTCCAGCCGTATATCACCATAGAAGAAGACCTGGACGAAGCCCCCCTGATGGAAATAGCCAATACCACGGGGGGGGAATTCTACCGGGCCACTAACTATCTTGAACTGCAAAAGATCTACGAAAAGATAGACTCGCTTGAAAAAACCAAGTTTGAAATAAAGGCTTACGCCAATTATTCCGACCGCTACGAACCGCTGCTGGCGGCGGCATTGACGCTGCTGGTTTTGACTTTCGTTCTGGAAAAAACTTATCTAAGGACGATACCATGA
- a CDS encoding VWA domain-containing protein, with product MELFKYPVLAVWLMAALAALVFLRFKAEKTKWILAENVLGKKTLQRLSLQKGWARKRTRDILLLTALFFAAVAASGPQWGMELAQITDLNGNLVIAVDTSLSMAAKDLKPSRLENAKLMLGALAEKFPDYRIGVVAFAGRAYVQCPLTTDLDAIKYFISLLSPGMLPSKGTDLSDAIETSGRMLEHYGSQKVMVLITDGEDHSKNLDQAIKDAAAAGLRVFTIGIGKPEGELIAETDAAGGTLGYKKDASGKTVVTKLDERTLLKIASQTGGAYLRYSDPDAAGEEMRSAVSRLSLTKTKGFGRANFKNRYQWPLALALLALLLELLFMENPEASVKAISISSRLRRWLGLAFRRVVPVFLTAVAMQQTLSASEAKSLAGKGTDAYDKKDYPKAYEYYGKALELEPKNSKIIFNSGDVFYRLEDYSHAGEAFNAASAASPAISHKARYNEGNAYFMQGDYKKAAASYRSAVLSDPKDKNAKFNLQRALERLQENNKNQQQKDKQKKDPKKDDKKKDGQDKDKNKNEGQDKEKQRKKDEARAQADRLLEMMKEKEKSAANKQIQDARFENKPKERDEAGEDW from the coding sequence ATGGAACTTTTTAAATACCCTGTACTGGCAGTCTGGCTCATGGCCGCTTTGGCGGCTCTGGTTTTTCTGCGCTTTAAGGCCGAAAAAACAAAATGGATCCTTGCTGAAAACGTGCTGGGTAAAAAAACTCTCCAGCGCTTGAGTCTGCAAAAAGGCTGGGCGCGCAAGCGGACGCGCGACATACTTCTGCTGACCGCTTTATTTTTTGCCGCCGTGGCGGCAAGCGGCCCGCAATGGGGCATGGAGCTGGCCCAGATAACGGATCTCAACGGCAACCTGGTGATAGCGGTGGACACCTCGCTGTCCATGGCGGCTAAAGACCTGAAGCCCTCGCGGCTCGAAAACGCCAAACTCATGCTTGGCGCTCTGGCGGAAAAATTCCCCGATTACCGCATAGGCGTGGTGGCGTTCGCCGGACGAGCCTACGTGCAATGCCCCCTGACCACGGACCTGGACGCCATAAAATACTTTATTTCCCTGCTGTCGCCCGGGATGCTGCCTTCAAAAGGCACGGATCTCTCGGACGCCATTGAAACCTCGGGCCGCATGCTTGAACACTACGGCAGCCAGAAAGTGATGGTGCTTATCACGGACGGCGAAGATCATTCAAAAAACCTTGACCAGGCCATTAAAGACGCGGCGGCTGCGGGCCTGCGGGTTTTTACCATAGGCATAGGTAAGCCGGAAGGCGAGCTTATAGCGGAAACCGACGCGGCGGGCGGCACTCTTGGGTACAAAAAAGACGCTTCAGGCAAAACCGTAGTGACGAAACTGGACGAGCGGACGCTTTTAAAAATAGCCTCCCAGACAGGAGGCGCCTACCTTCGCTACTCGGACCCCGACGCGGCGGGCGAAGAGATGCGCTCTGCCGTTTCAAGGCTGTCGCTGACGAAAACCAAAGGCTTCGGCCGCGCCAATTTCAAAAACCGCTATCAATGGCCGCTTGCTTTGGCCCTGTTGGCGCTTTTGCTAGAATTACTGTTCATGGAGAATCCCGAAGCGTCAGTCAAGGCAATATCCATAAGTTCGCGGCTCAGGAGATGGCTGGGGCTGGCGTTTAGAAGGGTAGTTCCTGTTTTTCTGACGGCTGTCGCTATGCAGCAGACACTCAGCGCCTCCGAAGCCAAAAGCCTCGCGGGCAAAGGCACCGACGCCTATGACAAAAAAGACTATCCAAAGGCCTACGAATACTATGGCAAGGCTTTGGAGCTGGAACCAAAAAATTCAAAGATAATTTTCAATTCCGGCGACGTTTTTTACCGCCTTGAGGACTACAGCCATGCCGGCGAAGCATTCAACGCGGCCTCCGCCGCGTCTCCGGCTATCTCCCACAAAGCGCGCTACAACGAAGGCAACGCTTATTTCATGCAGGGCGACTACAAGAAAGCCGCCGCCAGTTACCGTTCGGCCGTGCTTTCAGACCCGAAAGACAAAAACGCCAAATTCAATCTTCAAAGAGCCCTGGAACGGCTTCAGGAAAATAATAAAAACCAGCAGCAGAAGGATAAACAAAAAAAGGACCCCAAAAAAGACGACAAAAAAAAAGACGGCCAGGATAAAGACAAAAATAAAAACGAGGGACAGGATAAAGAAAAGCAGCGGAAGAAAGACGAAGCCAGGGCACAGGCGGACCGTCTGCTTGAAATGATGAAAGAAAAGGAGAAATCCGCGGCTAATAAACAAATTCAGGACGCCCGTTTTGAAAACAAGCCGAAGGAAAGAGACGAAGCAGGGGAGGACTGGTGA
- a CDS encoding BatD family protein encodes MKFLNSLKKVFKFVFCSTLFPLPSTLPLAALIFVLPLFAAQSARAALSISAQTDRTELEITENLYLTVTISADSASVPEPVLPAVFNFNAYSSGRSQNISIINGKISTSVSFTYILTPRFIGRQTIPAISAFNGREKAMTPEIEITVTKSRAARQTNPAPSAPPQQGSAGRAAPQGKAPKADSLIFLKAETDRKTAYPGQQINLFIRFYTAMPLTSNPQYLPPAYKNLLFEDLPPVRSGEVTIKGVRYSFSEIKTALFGLSPGPASISPASVIAQLQSDEQIDPFDPNFFQKFFSMNGSQGATKELKTENLTLNILPLPDGAPVSFTGAVGNYTISAELDRKQVKAGEAVNLSVTVSGTGSLKTVTAPKLPELAGFKVFDTMSSLDINKRDDIISGKKVFTTVIVPRFEGPARISPVKFAFFDPEANAYREIETKPLELKVEKGDSDAKNFNFTQPGTQAVSATGSDIRYVSDTAAAPAVARAAGALFNMAWWLNLLPAAALLLSLWFSNIQSFRLRNPQIFKFRRAKATAGKDISRAETELKANRLKEAVSVLYDSFMEYLSDKTGKKVSALTTRQARELIKDRFPRTDEYHLEEIRAFWEQLEMFHFSPSSLTAQNAKDLITKYTVLIEMLEKEFKKK; translated from the coding sequence ATGAAATTCCTGAATAGTCTAAAAAAAGTCTTTAAATTTGTTTTTTGCTCTACCCTGTTCCCTCTACCCTCTACCCTGCCCTTGGCCGCCCTTATATTTGTCCTCCCGCTTTTTGCCGCTCAAAGCGCGCGCGCGGCCCTGAGTATTTCGGCGCAAACCGACAGGACCGAACTTGAAATCACCGAAAACCTTTACCTTACCGTCACGATAAGCGCCGATTCGGCGAGCGTTCCGGAGCCCGTGCTGCCCGCGGTATTCAATTTCAACGCCTATTCCTCCGGCCGGAGCCAGAATATTTCCATTATTAACGGAAAAATATCCACTTCGGTCTCATTCACCTATATACTTACCCCGCGCTTCATCGGCCGCCAGACAATACCCGCTATTTCGGCGTTTAACGGCCGTGAAAAAGCCATGACGCCTGAAATTGAAATAACCGTCACCAAATCAAGGGCCGCCAGGCAGACAAACCCGGCGCCGAGCGCTCCGCCGCAGCAAGGTTCCGCGGGACGCGCGGCCCCGCAGGGGAAAGCTCCTAAAGCCGACTCTCTTATTTTTTTAAAAGCCGAGACAGACAGGAAAACCGCCTATCCCGGCCAGCAGATCAACCTGTTTATAAGATTTTACACGGCTATGCCTCTTACCTCAAATCCGCAATATCTGCCGCCGGCCTATAAGAACCTGCTTTTTGAGGATCTGCCTCCCGTAAGGAGCGGAGAAGTCACAATAAAGGGCGTACGCTATTCGTTCAGCGAGATCAAGACAGCTCTGTTTGGCCTGTCGCCCGGGCCGGCCTCTATAAGCCCGGCCTCGGTTATTGCCCAGCTGCAATCGGATGAACAGATAGACCCCTTTGACCCGAATTTCTTCCAGAAATTCTTCTCCATGAACGGCTCCCAGGGCGCGACAAAGGAATTAAAAACAGAAAACCTGACGCTGAATATTCTTCCGCTGCCGGACGGAGCGCCTGTGTCTTTTACAGGAGCGGTCGGCAACTACACTATTTCCGCCGAACTTGACCGTAAACAGGTCAAAGCGGGGGAAGCGGTCAATCTTTCGGTGACAGTAAGCGGCACCGGCAGTCTTAAAACCGTAACAGCGCCGAAGCTGCCGGAACTGGCGGGGTTCAAAGTTTTTGACACGATGAGCTCGCTTGACATAAACAAGCGTGACGATATTATAAGCGGTAAAAAAGTTTTCACCACCGTCATTGTGCCGCGTTTCGAAGGCCCCGCCCGTATTTCACCTGTAAAATTCGCTTTTTTTGACCCGGAGGCGAACGCCTACCGCGAAATTGAGACAAAACCTTTGGAATTGAAAGTGGAAAAAGGCGATTCGGACGCCAAAAATTTTAATTTTACGCAGCCCGGAACCCAAGCCGTGTCCGCCACCGGTTCGGACATCAGATATGTAAGCGACACGGCCGCGGCGCCCGCGGTCGCGCGCGCGGCCGGGGCCCTTTTCAACATGGCCTGGTGGCTTAATTTATTGCCGGCGGCCGCGCTTTTATTAAGCCTCTGGTTCTCGAACATTCAAAGCTTCCGCCTGCGCAATCCGCAGATCTTCAAGTTCCGGCGGGCCAAAGCGACAGCCGGCAAGGACATCAGCCGGGCCGAAACCGAACTGAAGGCGAACAGGTTAAAAGAAGCCGTGTCCGTGCTCTACGATTCCTTTATGGAATATCTCTCGGACAAAACCGGGAAAAAAGTAAGCGCCCTGACCACACGCCAGGCCAGGGAGCTTATAAAAGACCGCTTCCCGCGCACGGACGAATACCATCTGGAGGAAATAAGGGCCTTCTGGGAACAGCTTGAGATGTTCCATTTTTCTCCGTCCTCCCTGACCGCCCAGAACGCCAAGGATCTGATAACCAAATATACCGTCCTGATCGAAATGCTGGAGAAGGAGTTTAAAAAGAAATGA
- a CDS encoding RpiB/LacA/LacB family sugar-phosphate isomerase, with protein sequence MKIAIASDHDGFELKEILKSLISGLGHEVTDLGTNSASKPVDYPDFVAKAASEITSGHARRALMVCGSGVGACVAANTFPGVRAGLFHNTDSARQGVEHDNINFLCLGARVIGAKLASDVTRAYLSAKFSGAESR encoded by the coding sequence GTGAAAATTGCTATTGCAAGCGACCATGACGGATTTGAACTGAAAGAAATTTTAAAGAGTCTGATAAGCGGTCTGGGGCATGAAGTGACCGACCTCGGAACCAACTCGGCCTCAAAACCCGTGGATTATCCCGACTTCGTGGCAAAAGCCGCGAGTGAGATAACGTCGGGCCACGCCAGACGCGCCCTTATGGTATGCGGCAGCGGCGTGGGCGCCTGCGTTGCCGCCAACACCTTCCCCGGCGTGCGCGCCGGACTTTTCCACAATACCGATTCCGCCAGACAGGGCGTTGAGCATGACAATATAAATTTTTTATGCTTGGGCGCGCGCGTGATCGGCGCGAAACTCGCGTCCGATGTGACACGGGCCTACCTTTCCGCGAAGTTCTCGGGAGCGGAAAGCCGCTGA
- the rpiB gene encoding ribose 5-phosphate isomerase B, whose product MKIAIASDHAGFELKETLKSLIKNLGHEVTDLGTDSASKPVDYPDFAAKAALEIKAGRAERALVVCGSGVGACVAANKFPGIRAGLCHDTYSARQGVEHDNINILCLGSRVIGVELAADVTRAYLAAKFSGEERHKRRLEKITALEKKS is encoded by the coding sequence GTGAAAATTGCTATTGCAAGCGACCATGCCGGATTTGAACTTAAAGAAACTCTAAAGAGCCTGATAAAAAACCTGGGCCATGAAGTGACCGACCTTGGAACAGATTCCGCCTCAAAGCCCGTGGATTACCCGGACTTCGCGGCAAAGGCGGCCCTGGAAATAAAAGCCGGCCGCGCCGAACGCGCCCTAGTGGTCTGCGGCAGCGGCGTGGGCGCCTGCGTGGCCGCCAACAAATTCCCCGGCATACGCGCCGGACTTTGCCACGACACCTATTCCGCCAGACAGGGCGTTGAGCATGACAATATAAATATTTTGTGCCTGGGCTCGCGCGTGATCGGCGTTGAGCTCGCGGCCGATGTGACCCGGGCCTACCTTGCCGCGAAATTCTCGGGAGAGGAAAGACACAAGCGGCGGCTTGAAAAAATAACAGCCTTGGAGAAGAAGAGCTGA